A genome region from Christensenella minuta includes the following:
- a CDS encoding rhamnulokinase, which translates to MSRILAFDFGASSGRAMIAQYADGKITMEELHRFTNDPVSLNGTLFWDALRLFYNIKQGISKAALAGGFDMIGIDTWGVDFGLIGEDGQLVQNPVHYRDGRSEQPFEEFMKRIDPDELYQTAGLQHLAINTLYQLLYLKEQKPELLAATKKILFTPDLYNYFLTGEMHTEYTIASTSEMLDAKSRDWSEKVLELSGILREKLCDIVQPGTECGLLRDDICEELGAPKAKVMCTAGHDTAAAVAATPTQEDDFIFISCGTWSLLGTELHEPCINEKAAGYNFANEGGVEGTYRFLKNIMGTWPIQESRRQWIREGKEFGFGELEQMAKECTPFRSLIDVDSPEFGKPGNLPRRIRAYCEKTGQPVPQTEGEIIRCIDESLAMKFHYSIKRLAECTGKKYGTVHILGGGTKSALLCQMTANATGMTVIAGPDEATGLGNIVVQLIAAGEIKDIKEARRVVAASCAPKTYTPRDTAEWAAQYQSFVKIIEG; encoded by the coding sequence ATGAGCAGAATTTTAGCATTCGATTTCGGCGCTTCCAGCGGCCGTGCAATGATCGCCCAGTATGCGGATGGAAAAATTACAATGGAAGAACTCCACCGCTTCACCAATGATCCGGTTTCGCTGAACGGGACGCTTTTCTGGGATGCGCTGCGCCTGTTTTACAATATCAAGCAGGGCATCAGCAAGGCGGCGCTTGCGGGAGGCTTCGATATGATCGGCATCGACACATGGGGCGTCGATTTTGGCTTGATCGGGGAAGACGGCCAGCTTGTCCAGAACCCTGTTCATTACCGCGACGGGCGGTCGGAACAGCCGTTTGAGGAATTCATGAAGCGGATTGATCCGGACGAGCTGTATCAGACGGCGGGCCTGCAGCATCTAGCCATCAACACGCTTTACCAACTGCTTTACCTGAAGGAGCAGAAGCCCGAGCTTCTGGCGGCGACGAAAAAAATACTCTTTACGCCGGATCTTTACAACTATTTCCTTACGGGGGAAATGCATACGGAATACACCATTGCGTCCACATCTGAAATGCTGGATGCGAAAAGCAGGGACTGGAGTGAAAAGGTGCTGGAGCTTTCGGGCATTCTGCGCGAAAAATTATGTGATATCGTCCAGCCGGGAACCGAGTGCGGCCTGCTGCGCGACGACATCTGCGAAGAACTTGGCGCCCCCAAAGCCAAAGTGATGTGTACTGCCGGCCACGACACTGCGGCGGCGGTCGCGGCGACCCCCACGCAGGAAGATGATTTTATTTTCATCAGCTGCGGTACATGGAGCCTGCTTGGCACCGAGCTGCACGAACCCTGCATCAACGAAAAGGCAGCGGGATACAACTTCGCGAACGAGGGCGGGGTGGAAGGCACTTACCGTTTCCTGAAAAATATAATGGGTACGTGGCCGATCCAGGAGTCCCGCCGCCAGTGGATCCGCGAGGGCAAGGAGTTCGGCTTTGGAGAGCTGGAGCAGATGGCGAAAGAATGCACGCCGTTCCGTAGCCTGATCGATGTGGACAGCCCGGAATTTGGAAAGCCTGGAAACCTGCCCAGGCGTATCCGCGCCTACTGCGAAAAGACGGGGCAGCCTGTTCCGCAGACGGAAGGCGAAATCATCCGCTGCATCGACGAAAGCCTGGCCATGAAGTTTCATTACAGCATCAAACGCCTCGCGGAATGCACGGGCAAAAAATACGGTACGGTGCATATCCTTGGGGGCGGCACAAAGAGCGCGCTTCTGTGCCAGATGACGGCCAATGCGACAGGCATGACCGTAATTGCCGGACCGGACGAGGCAACCGGGCTTGGTAACATCGTAGTACAGCTCATTGCCGCGGGTGAAATCAAGGACATCAAAGAGGCGCGCCGCGTGGTGGCCGCGTCCTGTGCGCCGAAGACGTATACCCCCCGGGATACGGCGGAATGGGCTGCGCAGTACCAATCGTTCGTCAAGATCATCGAGGGCTGA